The following coding sequences lie in one Benincasa hispida cultivar B227 chromosome 6, ASM972705v1, whole genome shotgun sequence genomic window:
- the LOC120079903 gene encoding caffeoylshikimate esterase isoform X2, translated as MAPRKKLQGVDDELQKLLDANMDGVATRRRAREAFKNIQLGVDHILFKTPSDGLKMEETYEVNSRGLSIFSKSWIPETVRPKAMVCYCHGYGDTCTFFFEGIARKLALSGYGVFSMDYPGFGLSEGLHGFIPNFDRIVDDVIEHYSKVKENPAYSALPSFLFGQSLGGAVALKVHLKQPRSWSGAVLVAPMCKIADDMVPPWALAQVLIGVSKFLPKYKLVPQKDLAEAAFRDLKYRELTAYNVIAYKHKPRLQTAVEMLKTTQEIERRLKEISLPLLILHGEADIVTDPSVSKLLYEKASSSDKKIKLYKDAYHSLLEGEPDEVILEVFDDIISWLDERCK; from the exons ATGGCGCCGAGGAAGAAATTACAAGGTGTCGATGATGAATTGCAGAAATTGCTTGATGCTAATATGGATGGCGTGGCCACCAGACGCCGAGCGCGGGAGGCGTTTAAAAATATTCAGCTCGGAGTTGATCACATTCTGTTCAAG ACACCAAGCGACGGATTGAAGATGGAAGAG ACATATGAAGTCAACTCCAGAGGGCTGAGTATATTCTCAAAAAGTTGGATTCCAGAGACTGTCCGTCCTAAAGCAATGGTGTGTTATTGTCATGGCTATGGAGACACCTGCACATTTTTCTTTGAAG GCATTGCAAGAAAGTTAGCATTGTCAGGATATGGCGTCTTTTCTATGGATTATCCAGGATTTGGTCTTTCAGAAGGTCTCCATGGCTTTATACCAAACTTCGACAGAATTGTAGATGACGTCATCGAACATTACTCGAAAGTGAAAG AGAACCCGGCGTAtagtgctctcccaagctttcTCTTTGGGCAGTCTTTGGGGGGAGCTGTGGCTCTCAAGGTACACCTAAAACAACCTCGTTCATGGAGTGGTGCAGTTCTTGTTGCGCCAATGTGCAAG ATTGCAGATGATATGGTTCCACCATGGGCACTTGCACAAGTATTGATCGGAGTGTCTAAATTCCTTCCAAAGTACAAGTTGGTTCCACAGAAAGATTTGGCGGAGGCAGCTTTTAGGGACTTGAAGTATAGAGAACTG ACAGCATATAATGTCATTGCATACAAACATAAACCACGCTTGCAGACTGCAGTAGAGATGTTGAAAACCACGCAAGAAATAGAACGCAGATTGAAAGAA ATTTCCCTGCCATTATTAATCCTGCATGGGGAGGCTGATATTGTAACCGACCCATCCGTGAGCAAGTTGTTGTACGAGAAAGCGAGCAGTTCagataagaaaataaaactttACAAGGATGCATACCACTCTCTTTTAGAAGGTGAACCAGATGAAGTGATACTCGAGGTATTTGACGACATCATCTCTTGGCTGGATGAGCGCTGCAAGTAA
- the LOC120079903 gene encoding caffeoylshikimate esterase isoform X1 yields MAFRSSELFRCRSSLFFATFLSIRNLPKIATTIANTRSQCIDKGGLRGKRSFRNAIMAPRKKLQGVDDELQKLLDANMDGVATRRRAREAFKNIQLGVDHILFKTPSDGLKMEETYEVNSRGLSIFSKSWIPETVRPKAMVCYCHGYGDTCTFFFEGIARKLALSGYGVFSMDYPGFGLSEGLHGFIPNFDRIVDDVIEHYSKVKENPAYSALPSFLFGQSLGGAVALKVHLKQPRSWSGAVLVAPMCKIADDMVPPWALAQVLIGVSKFLPKYKLVPQKDLAEAAFRDLKYRELTAYNVIAYKHKPRLQTAVEMLKTTQEIERRLKEISLPLLILHGEADIVTDPSVSKLLYEKASSSDKKIKLYKDAYHSLLEGEPDEVILEVFDDIISWLDERCK; encoded by the exons ATGGCATTCAGATCCTCAGAACTTTTTAGATGCCGTTCCTCTCTTTTCTTCGCTACTTTTCTCTCCATACGCAACCTTCCGAAGATAGCAACAACAATTGCCAACACCCGCTCAC AATGCATCGATAAGGGAGGTTTGAGAGGAAAGAGGAGCTTCAGGAACGCGATAATGGCGCCGAGGAAGAAATTACAAGGTGTCGATGATGAATTGCAGAAATTGCTTGATGCTAATATGGATGGCGTGGCCACCAGACGCCGAGCGCGGGAGGCGTTTAAAAATATTCAGCTCGGAGTTGATCACATTCTGTTCAAG ACACCAAGCGACGGATTGAAGATGGAAGAG ACATATGAAGTCAACTCCAGAGGGCTGAGTATATTCTCAAAAAGTTGGATTCCAGAGACTGTCCGTCCTAAAGCAATGGTGTGTTATTGTCATGGCTATGGAGACACCTGCACATTTTTCTTTGAAG GCATTGCAAGAAAGTTAGCATTGTCAGGATATGGCGTCTTTTCTATGGATTATCCAGGATTTGGTCTTTCAGAAGGTCTCCATGGCTTTATACCAAACTTCGACAGAATTGTAGATGACGTCATCGAACATTACTCGAAAGTGAAAG AGAACCCGGCGTAtagtgctctcccaagctttcTCTTTGGGCAGTCTTTGGGGGGAGCTGTGGCTCTCAAGGTACACCTAAAACAACCTCGTTCATGGAGTGGTGCAGTTCTTGTTGCGCCAATGTGCAAG ATTGCAGATGATATGGTTCCACCATGGGCACTTGCACAAGTATTGATCGGAGTGTCTAAATTCCTTCCAAAGTACAAGTTGGTTCCACAGAAAGATTTGGCGGAGGCAGCTTTTAGGGACTTGAAGTATAGAGAACTG ACAGCATATAATGTCATTGCATACAAACATAAACCACGCTTGCAGACTGCAGTAGAGATGTTGAAAACCACGCAAGAAATAGAACGCAGATTGAAAGAA ATTTCCCTGCCATTATTAATCCTGCATGGGGAGGCTGATATTGTAACCGACCCATCCGTGAGCAAGTTGTTGTACGAGAAAGCGAGCAGTTCagataagaaaataaaactttACAAGGATGCATACCACTCTCTTTTAGAAGGTGAACCAGATGAAGTGATACTCGAGGTATTTGACGACATCATCTCTTGGCTGGATGAGCGCTGCAAGTAA